One stretch of Daphnia pulicaria isolate SC F1-1A chromosome 6, SC_F0-13Bv2, whole genome shotgun sequence DNA includes these proteins:
- the LOC124341677 gene encoding ATP-binding cassette sub-family F member 3-like, translating into MSEAKSSAISKILRSEFSQIDDSIYQYIEGVLDVGDDFQNSNEVYEAIGEVLHEVAANKGEDEIRKLCQQLLTVLKPDLVDGQQNGVHSSYNGGERKLLNNPVMMSDAASFMKENDGEAPAASIWNKPKGEDMKVDTRKLEKAEAKLQQKQQIKKEKNSNAPSNATASQVLTKKETRMEAKGTNNCKDIRIENFDIAYGDKLLLQGSDLSLAHGRRYGFVGRNGLGKTTLLRMISSGQLRIPSHISILHVEQEVVGDETPAIQSVLECDFKREALLKEEKELGEKMNGPSADPEMSARLSQIYIELQAIDADKAPARAAQILAGLGFSPEGQLKATKTFSGGWRMRLALARALFSKPDLLLLDEPTNMLDMKAIIWLEDYLQNWPSTLLVVSHDRNFLDSVPTDIIFLHAQCLESYRGNYENFVRSRTEKFKNQQREYEAQQQLREHVQEFIDKFRYNAKRASLVQSKIKMLEKLPELKPVEKEVEVILRFPEVEPIAPPAIQLDEMSFGYTEGKTILTRVNLSAGSDSRICIVGENGAGKTTLLKILTGEYNPTSGMRHNSRHLRIGYFSQHHVDQLDLSLCPVELLQTKFPGKPIEEYRRLLGSFGVSGDLALQNIASLSGGQKSRVAFAVLGTARPNFLILDEPTNHLDIETIEALGKALGKYQGGVVLVSHDERLIRMVCKELWVCAGGSVRSIEGGFDEYRKMVQRELQEVNK; encoded by the exons ATGTCGGAAGCGAAAAGCTCTGCAATTAGTAAAATTCTGAGATCCGAATTTTCTCAGATTGATGACAGCATCTATCAGTATATAGAAG GTGTATTGGATGTTGGagatgattttcaaaattctaaTGAAGTCTACGAAGCAATTGGAGAAGTCCTTCATGAGGTTGCTGCCAACAAAGGAGAGGACGAGATCAG GAAACTATGCCAACAGCTCTTGACAGTTTTAAAACCTGACTTGGTTGACGGCCAGCAGAATGGAGTACATTCTAGTTACAATGGCGGTGAAAGAAAACTCCTCAACAATCCAGTTATGATGAGTGATGCTGCgtcattcatgaaggaaaatgaTGGAGAGGCCCCAGCTGCAAGTATATGGAATAAACCCAAAGGAGAGGATATG AAAGTTGACACCAGGAAACTAGAAAAGGCTGAAGCCAAACTGCAGCAAAAGCAACAgataaagaaggagaagaactcTAATGCACCTTCAAATGCTACAGCTTCTCAAGTATTGACGAAAAAGGAAACCAGAATGGAAGCCAAAGGCACAAACAATTGCAAAGATATTCGTATTGAGAATTTTGATATTGCCTACGGAGACAA ACTCTTGTTGCAAGGTTCTGACCTTTCTTTGGCTCATGGCCGACGGTATGGTTTTGTCGGCCGAAATGGACTTGGAAAAACGACGTTGCTCCGCATGATttcatc TGGGCAATTACGGATTCCGTCGCACATTTCCATATTGCACGTTGAACAGGAAGTTGTCGGCGACGAAACTCCAGCCATTCAGAGCGTATTGGAGTGCGACTTCAAAAGAGAAGCTTTACTCAAAGAGGAGAAGGAACTTGGCGAAAAAATGAACGGTCCCAGTGCGGATCCTGAAATGAGCGCGAGATTGTCTCAAATCTACATTGAACTTCAAGCCATTGATGCTGACAAAGCACCAGCAAGAGCGGCGCAGATTTTGGCCGGCTTGGGCTTCTCTCCAGAGGGCCAGTTGAAGGcgactaaaactttttctggcGGCTGGAGAATGCGTCTAGCTTTGGCGAGAGCACTATTCTCAAA GCCAGATTTACTCCTTCTCGATGAACCGACGAACATGTTGGACATGAAGGCTATCATTTGGCTCGAGGATTATCTTCAAAATTGGCCTTCCACTCTGCTAGTAGTTTCTCACGACCGAAATTTCTTGGATTCTGTTCCTACCGATATCATTTTTCTACATGCGCAATGTCTAGAAAGTTACAG AGGTAATTACGAGAACTTTGTTCGTTCAAGAAcagaaaagtttaaaaatcaGCAACGAGAGTACGAGGCACAGCAGCAGTTGAGGGAGCACGTCCAAGAGTTTATTGATAAATTCCGTTACAACGCCAAGAGAGCTTCCTTGGTTCAGagtaaaatcaaaatgttggaGAAACT GCCTGAATTAAAACCTGTAGAAAAGGAAGTTGAAGTCATCCTGAGGTTTCCTGAAGTCGAGCCTATTGCACCTCCCGCAATTCAATTGGACGAGATGTCTTTCGG GTATACTGAAGGGAAAACTATTCTCACTCGTGTTAATCTGTCGGCTGGATCCGACTCGAGAATCTGCATC gtTGGTGAAAACGGTGCCGGCAAGACTACTCTTTTGAAGATTCTTACCGGCGAATATAATCCCACGTCTGGAATGAGGCATAATAGCCGGCATTTACGTATAGGTTATTTCAGTCAGCATCACGTTGATCAGCTTGATCTGTCCTTATGTCCTGTCGAGCTGCTGCAAACCAAATTTCCTG GTAAGCCCATCGAAGAGTATCGGCGTCTGCTGGGTAGTTTTGGTGTATCCGGTGACCTTGCCCTTCAGAACATTGCTAGTCTCTCTGGAGGTCAGAAATCTCGCGTGGCCTTTGCTGTCTTAGGAACAGCCCGGCCCAATTTCCTCATCCTCGACGAGCCGACCAATCACTTGGACATTGAAACGATCGAAGCCCTTGGAAAAGCCTTGGGGAAATATCAG GGTGGCGTCGTTCTAGTTTCTCACGACGAGCGACTTATCCGAATGGTCTGCAAGGAGTTGTGGGTCTGCGCCGGCGGTTCGGTACGCTCGATTGAGGGCGGATTCGACGAATATCGCAAGATGGTGCAGAGAGAACTCCAAGAGGTCAACAAATAG
- the LOC124341678 gene encoding uncharacterized protein LOC124341678, producing the protein MNLSVLIISSILAGDIVCGVVGDVGTTRFHSNLGRNLSVGTLRQQNIFEQPWMSSFFNFFAPFINSFNAIRRPNPGRNYTQADFTSCQDPDGLIGNCLPATVCKSYGGRPSGSCRIAAVCCINLISKCGEKMTLNNTEWRNPPGVSSDSSCSLIIALDRDLVEQRGPTCQVRLDFKTFAIAQPNASTSQCDTGYFQVGGVVNDVPLLCGDNDGQHMYLEAPSSKSDLLLLFKFGGSTLNPKWNITISLIPCGSDLIASRDCLQYFVKGSNTVKSFNWKDTTGTRQLSKMNYKICFRNELVNNQRATRICYTQCTTQAGGRSFLLSGPQTGNPASKSGAINCPHNFLLIRNGFNPLLPTAVYADRYCGGALNPAAFEAPAVTVCSTTKDFNIIYYTNDAEDSASHEDGNAGFCLVFEQILA; encoded by the exons ATGAATTTGAGTGTATTGATTATCAGCTCTATCCTTGCGGGCGATATCGTTTGCGGTGTAGTAGGTGACGTTGGCACAACCCGGTTTCATTCTAATTTGGGGCGAAATTTATCag TTGGTACGCTGCGCCAACAGAATATTTTCGAACAGCCGTGGATGAGCAGTTTCTTCAACTTCTTTGCACCATTCATCAACAGTTTCAACGCCATTCGCAGACCCAATCCCGGCAGAAACTATACACAGGCGGACTTTACGAGTTGTCAGGATCCCGACGGTCTAATAGGCAACTGTCTACCCGCTACAGTTTGCAAATCATACGGCGGCCGCCCAAGTGGTTCTTGCAGAATCGCAGCCGTTTGTTGCATAA atttaatTTCGAAATGCGGAGAGAAAATGACGTTAAACAACACGGAATGGAGAAATCCTCCTGGGGTGAGCTCAGATAGTTCGTGCAGTTTGATTATTGCGCTGGACAGGGATCTTGTCGAACAAAGAGGCCCTACATGTCAAGTTCG CTTGGATTTCAAAACCTTCGCCATCGCGCAACCTAATGCATCCACTTCACAGTGCGATACTGGTTATTTCCAAGTGGGCGGAGTCGTAAACGACGTGCCTCTTTTGTGTGGTGACAATGACGGACAACACa TGTATTTAGAGGCACCTTCGTCGAAATCtgatttgctgttgttgttcaaaTTCGGCGGATCGACCCTCAACCCGAAATGGAATATCACAATCTCCTTGATTCCATGCGGTTCAGATCTCATCG CTTCAAGAGACTGTCTACAGTACTTCGTCAAAGGTTCCAACACCGTCAAGTCCTTTAATTGGAAGGACACGACCGGAACGCGCCAGTTGAGTAAAATGAATTACAAAATATGTTTCCGAAATGAACTCGTTAATAACCAG AGAGCAACTAGAATTTGCTATACTCAGTGTACGACACAAGCTGGTGGTCGTAGTTTTCTACTCAGTGGCCCTCAGACGGGTAATCCAGCGTCCAAAAGCGGCGCAATTAATTGCCCACACAATTTCCTTCTCATCCGCAATGGATTTAATCCTCTGCTGCCTACCGCTGTTTACGCCGATCGATACTGTGGAGGTGCTCTTAATCCTGCTGCTTTTGAGGCGCCAGCTGTTACAGTTTGCT CAACCACCAAGGATTTCAATATAATTTATTATACGAATGACGCCGAGGATTCTGCTTCCCATGAAGACGGAAATGCCggattttgtttagttttcgAGCAAATATTGGcttga
- the LOC124341688 gene encoding endothelin-converting enzyme homolog isoform X2, producing MMSAMDTSVDPCQDFFQYACGRWIRTNPIPAGKPIWGTFDRLWQDNQIVMKTILEQPAESLSSEAEKRAQRYYQSCLDVNETMETLGGKPVIDLLTQIGGWPAIEPSNAEAEKRWVFQGALQTAHNVMNMGGFFTWAVAEDDKNSSRHIIQMDQSGLTLPNRDYYINKTESDEILVAYLDYMTKVGVLLNAAVDPQEIRKQMKDVIELETRIAQITVSSAERRDEEKLYHALTIADLRNLAPFLDWNAYFQSAFSQVNITLTPNHPVVVFSPDFLRNLSVIIEELVTNDRGKRMLHNYMGWHVVRSYLSYLPKAFREAGKILRKLLMGSDGNEETWRSCVTDTNSVLGFAVGAMFVKQNFHGESKPLAENMIAAVKEAFKNNFDNLDWMDDETRLAARDKADAITDMIGYPKFILNPEELDELYGDLKIESNEYFLNNVRSNQFALRQNLIKLNEPVNKTLWGMTPSMVNAYYTPNKNQIVFPAGILQQPFFDNSFPYALNFGAMGVVMGHELTHAFDDQGREFDRNGDLAPWWNNATIERFQKRTECLIQQYSSYTINGQPLNGKQTLGENIADNGGLKAAFHAFDNWSSTRDEELLLPGLNLTRNQLFFLAFAQVWCSSSTKEALHLQILNDPHSPARYRVIGPVSNMPEFSSVFKCQPDTPMNPKNKCEIW from the exons ATGATGTCTGCCATGGATACGTCGGTCGATCCCTGCCAGGACTTTTTCCAGTATGCGTGCGGGCGCTGGATTCGCACCAATCCCATTCCGGCCGGAAAACCCATTTGGGGCACCTTCGATCGACTTTGGCAGGATAATCAGATCGTCATGAAAACCATTCTAG AACAACCGGCCGAGTCTTTGAGCAGCGAAGCGGAGAAAAGAGCCCAGCGCTACTATCAATCCTGCCTGGACGTCAACGAGACAATGGAAACGCTGGGTGGCAAACCGGTGATTGACCTATTGACTCAAATTGGAGGCTGGCCAGCCATCGAACCGTCCAACGCCGAGGCCGAGAAACGTTGGGTCTTCCAAGGAGCTCTTCAAACTGCTCACAATGTCATGAACATGGGCGGTTTCTTCACCTGGGCCGTGGCTGAAGACGACAAGAATTCATCTCGTCATATTATCCAG ATGGATCAGAGTGGACTGACATTACCCAATCGAGACTATTACATCAACAAAACGGAAAGCGACGAAATCCTGGTCGCCTATCTGGACTACATGACCAAG GTGGGCGTATTGTTGAACGCTGCGGTCGACCCGCAAGAAATTCGAAAGCAGATGAAGGACGTCATCGAACTGGAAACTCGTATCGCGCAAATCACCGTCTCGTCTGCTGAAAGGCGAGATGAGGAGAAACTCTATCACGCTCTCACCATTGCTGATCTCCGAAACCTAGCTCCATTC CTCGATTGGAATGCCTACTTTCAATCGGCCTTTTCTCAAGTCAACATCACACTCACGCCGAACCACCCGGTG GTCGTCTTCTCGCCAGACTTTCTGCGCAATCTCTCTGTAATCATTGAAGAACTAGTGACCAATGACAGAGGCAAAAG GATGCTCCACAACTACATGGGATGGCACGTCGTCCGCTCATACCTGTCCTACTTGCCAAAGGCGTTCCGAGAAGCGGGCAAGATCTTGCGAAAGTTGCTGATGGGCTCGGACGGCAACGAGGAAACTTGGCGCTCCTGCGTGACGGACACCAATAGCGTGCTGGGCTTCGCCGTCGGCGCCATGTTCGTCAAACAAAACTTCCACGGCGAGTCGAAACCGCTGGCCGAAAACATGATCGCTGCCGTCAAAGaagcttttaaaaataatttcgataACCTGGACTGGATGGACGACGAGACCCGACTGGCGGCCAGAGATAAGGCCGACGCCATCACTGATATGATAG GTTACCCCAAGTTTATTCTGAATCCGGAAGAGCTGGATGAGCTCTACGGCGACTTGAAAATCGAATCAAACGAATACTTCCTGAACAACGTCCGCTCCAATCAGTTTGCCCTGCGCCAAAATCTAATTAAACTCAACGAACCCGTCAACAAAACACT ATGGGGAATGACGCCGTCGATGGTCAACGCTTACTACACTCCCAACAAGAATCAAATCGTTTTCCCCGCCGGTATTCTCCAGCAGCCGTTCTTTGATAATTCATTTCCTTACGCACTCAATTTCGGCGCCATGGGCGTCGTGATGGGACACGAATTGACGCACGCGTTCGACGACCAGGGCAGAGAATTTGACCGCAACGGCGACTTGGCCCC GTGGTGGAATAATGCCACGATCGAACGTTTCCAGAAACGCACCGAGTGTCTCATTCAACAATATTCTTCCTACACGATCAACGGTCAACCTCTAAACGGGAAACAAACATTAG gTGAAAATATAGCTGATAATGGCGGGTTAAAAGCTGCTTTTCACGCTTTCGACAATTGGTCGTCTACTCGCGACGAGGAGCTTCTACTACCCGGACTCAATTTGACAAGAAACCAACTGTTTTTCCTAGCATTCGCTCAG GTTTGGTGCTCATCGAGCACAAAGGAAGCCCTCCATCTGCAGATATTGAACGATCCACATTCGCCAGCCCGTTATCGAGTGATAGGACCTGTGTCCAATATGCCTGAATTCTCGTCAGTTTTTAAATGCCAGCCGGACACTCCGATGAACccgaaaaataaatgtgaaatTTGGTAG
- the LOC124341688 gene encoding endothelin-converting enzyme homolog isoform X1 translates to MNSYVQMTCYDHGGVEEDDSSILTSSVPTTETANFISPTVHIRTFPVAEGGGVGVLSGWARVRNGWKSHTALERSLLLVTCGLVTLMALVLPALISAYVNLKSKQDLRLLHISHRSGNSDSASDDGCGLCTSTACVSASALMMSAMDTSVDPCQDFFQYACGRWIRTNPIPAGKPIWGTFDRLWQDNQIVMKTILEQPAESLSSEAEKRAQRYYQSCLDVNETMETLGGKPVIDLLTQIGGWPAIEPSNAEAEKRWVFQGALQTAHNVMNMGGFFTWAVAEDDKNSSRHIIQMDQSGLTLPNRDYYINKTESDEILVAYLDYMTKVGVLLNAAVDPQEIRKQMKDVIELETRIAQITVSSAERRDEEKLYHALTIADLRNLAPFLDWNAYFQSAFSQVNITLTPNHPVVVFSPDFLRNLSVIIEELVTNDRGKRMLHNYMGWHVVRSYLSYLPKAFREAGKILRKLLMGSDGNEETWRSCVTDTNSVLGFAVGAMFVKQNFHGESKPLAENMIAAVKEAFKNNFDNLDWMDDETRLAARDKADAITDMIGYPKFILNPEELDELYGDLKIESNEYFLNNVRSNQFALRQNLIKLNEPVNKTLWGMTPSMVNAYYTPNKNQIVFPAGILQQPFFDNSFPYALNFGAMGVVMGHELTHAFDDQGREFDRNGDLAPWWNNATIERFQKRTECLIQQYSSYTINGQPLNGKQTLGENIADNGGLKAAFHAFDNWSSTRDEELLLPGLNLTRNQLFFLAFAQVWCSSSTKEALHLQILNDPHSPARYRVIGPVSNMPEFSSVFKCQPDTPMNPKNKCEIW, encoded by the exons ATGAACAGCTACGTTCAG ATGACTTGTTACGATCACGGTGGCGTCGAAGAGGACGACAGCTCCATCTTGACGTCGTCAGTCCCGACCACCGAAACCGCCAACTTTATCAGCCCAACCGTCCACATCCGCACG TTTCCAGTTGCCGAAGGCGGTGGAGTGGGCGTCTTGTCCGGATGGGCTCGCGTCCGCAACGGCTGGAAATCGCACACGGCGCTGGAGCGTAGCCTGTTGCTGGTGACTTGTGGACTGGTCACACTCATGGCTCTCGTCTTGCCCGCTCTCATCTCGGCCTACGTCAATCTCAAATCGAAACAGGACCTTCGTTTGCTTCACATTAGTCACCGAAGCGGCAACAGCGACTCGGCTTCAG ATGATGGGTGTGGTTTATGCACGAGCACCGCTTGCGTGAGCGCTTCTGCGTTGATGATGTCTGCCATGGATACGTCGGTCGATCCCTGCCAGGACTTTTTCCAGTATGCGTGCGGGCGCTGGATTCGCACCAATCCCATTCCGGCCGGAAAACCCATTTGGGGCACCTTCGATCGACTTTGGCAGGATAATCAGATCGTCATGAAAACCATTCTAG AACAACCGGCCGAGTCTTTGAGCAGCGAAGCGGAGAAAAGAGCCCAGCGCTACTATCAATCCTGCCTGGACGTCAACGAGACAATGGAAACGCTGGGTGGCAAACCGGTGATTGACCTATTGACTCAAATTGGAGGCTGGCCAGCCATCGAACCGTCCAACGCCGAGGCCGAGAAACGTTGGGTCTTCCAAGGAGCTCTTCAAACTGCTCACAATGTCATGAACATGGGCGGTTTCTTCACCTGGGCCGTGGCTGAAGACGACAAGAATTCATCTCGTCATATTATCCAG ATGGATCAGAGTGGACTGACATTACCCAATCGAGACTATTACATCAACAAAACGGAAAGCGACGAAATCCTGGTCGCCTATCTGGACTACATGACCAAG GTGGGCGTATTGTTGAACGCTGCGGTCGACCCGCAAGAAATTCGAAAGCAGATGAAGGACGTCATCGAACTGGAAACTCGTATCGCGCAAATCACCGTCTCGTCTGCTGAAAGGCGAGATGAGGAGAAACTCTATCACGCTCTCACCATTGCTGATCTCCGAAACCTAGCTCCATTC CTCGATTGGAATGCCTACTTTCAATCGGCCTTTTCTCAAGTCAACATCACACTCACGCCGAACCACCCGGTG GTCGTCTTCTCGCCAGACTTTCTGCGCAATCTCTCTGTAATCATTGAAGAACTAGTGACCAATGACAGAGGCAAAAG GATGCTCCACAACTACATGGGATGGCACGTCGTCCGCTCATACCTGTCCTACTTGCCAAAGGCGTTCCGAGAAGCGGGCAAGATCTTGCGAAAGTTGCTGATGGGCTCGGACGGCAACGAGGAAACTTGGCGCTCCTGCGTGACGGACACCAATAGCGTGCTGGGCTTCGCCGTCGGCGCCATGTTCGTCAAACAAAACTTCCACGGCGAGTCGAAACCGCTGGCCGAAAACATGATCGCTGCCGTCAAAGaagcttttaaaaataatttcgataACCTGGACTGGATGGACGACGAGACCCGACTGGCGGCCAGAGATAAGGCCGACGCCATCACTGATATGATAG GTTACCCCAAGTTTATTCTGAATCCGGAAGAGCTGGATGAGCTCTACGGCGACTTGAAAATCGAATCAAACGAATACTTCCTGAACAACGTCCGCTCCAATCAGTTTGCCCTGCGCCAAAATCTAATTAAACTCAACGAACCCGTCAACAAAACACT ATGGGGAATGACGCCGTCGATGGTCAACGCTTACTACACTCCCAACAAGAATCAAATCGTTTTCCCCGCCGGTATTCTCCAGCAGCCGTTCTTTGATAATTCATTTCCTTACGCACTCAATTTCGGCGCCATGGGCGTCGTGATGGGACACGAATTGACGCACGCGTTCGACGACCAGGGCAGAGAATTTGACCGCAACGGCGACTTGGCCCC GTGGTGGAATAATGCCACGATCGAACGTTTCCAGAAACGCACCGAGTGTCTCATTCAACAATATTCTTCCTACACGATCAACGGTCAACCTCTAAACGGGAAACAAACATTAG gTGAAAATATAGCTGATAATGGCGGGTTAAAAGCTGCTTTTCACGCTTTCGACAATTGGTCGTCTACTCGCGACGAGGAGCTTCTACTACCCGGACTCAATTTGACAAGAAACCAACTGTTTTTCCTAGCATTCGCTCAG GTTTGGTGCTCATCGAGCACAAAGGAAGCCCTCCATCTGCAGATATTGAACGATCCACATTCGCCAGCCCGTTATCGAGTGATAGGACCTGTGTCCAATATGCCTGAATTCTCGTCAGTTTTTAAATGCCAGCCGGACACTCCGATGAACccgaaaaataaatgtgaaatTTGGTAG